The following is a genomic window from Gadus morhua chromosome 23, gadMor3.0, whole genome shotgun sequence.
tgtgtgcgtgtgtgtgcgtgcgtgtgtgtgtgtgtgtgtgtgtgtgtgtgtgtgtgtgcatgtgtgagtgcgtgtgtttgtgcacgcacgcacgcatgtgtgtgtgtgtgtgtgtgtgtgtgtgtgtgtgtgtgtgtgtgtgtgtgtgcgtgtgtgtgtgtgtgtgtgtgtgtgtgcgtgcgtgtgtgcttgtattgttgtctttgtgtgtgagaatCTCCAAGTTTCCTCTGTCGTGCCGGAAGTTCCCAGACCATCTCTCATGGATGCGGCACTCGGCAGGAAGAGGCTGCAGGTGCTTGTTGTCATAGAGACGCGGGGAGATCAAGAGGGAAAAACCCAGACAATGGTGTCTATATAATATTCTCCTTAAAAATAGTTTTTGCTGAATTCGGGATTTACATTTGCCAATCAATCATTTCGATTTTAgtgcagtaggcctacgtaAATCTATTCATAAACGCAGAATTTCTTGCTAATTgcttaagtttttttttaattgataatAGATAGGCCTATAAACTTAGAGGCCTACAAATAATTTTAAAGGCTTTATATAGGCTACGCACCAATATATGTAGGTCTATACTTCGGCTGTAACCTCAGGTTGATTGTACACAGAATTACTAAGGGCTGCTAAATCCTTCTCAACAGATGTTATATTTAACCAAACTCATTCCTCTATGGTTCCGTTTTCGTGTGAGACCTGACCTGACTGacgcaacccagtctcacgggaATACGTGACAATGTCActtcatttaatctattcattcgtgatctgggacacgtaatttaattttttcgggccaaaaagcacaaatttcgaacaatatgacagcttttggccacccgtttctactttcacctttgtgAAAATGGTAgagcttcatctcttctttttagaatgagtttgaCATTTTTGCTTCAtggcacgaaaaaattgaaattaagtgtcccagatcacgaatgaatagattaaatgccgtgacagtgtcacgtgagactgggttggagagagagaccgtgacGGCGCTTCACGGTCCGCTTTAACCTCCCCGGCCCCAAAGGAAAACAGCCGAGGCAGAGTACCTCGCTTGGGACGGGGTCCTGTCTGATCTCCACTCGGGTCCAGGAGGCACAAGGGGCCGAAGCTCGTCCGGAATGTCAGCGGAGGATTCCGCGCGCGGGGCGCAGACACGCGCGGCTCGAGCGGCGCCCCAATCCTCCGGCGCCGCGCGTGTCTGCGCTCTGCGCGCGGAATCCTCCGGTGAACATTTTAGTTCTGCTGAACAATGCGCAGAGTCAGTAGATACTGTTTAAACCATCATAAAGGAGGGTTAAAATAAATCATATTTAATGACTTAAATATTTGTACACTATTTGACTTTTAACCTTTAATAATTAGATCCTTTATCTAATTATTAAAATGAAAACTTAATTTTCATAGACACTCTGCCTATTTTATTTTGCTATGTTCTATTTGGACGTTTTGTTCTTTATTTTAGACACAGTTATACACAGGCTAAATGGTTCGAATTAAACTTGAATCCATCTAGTAATCCATTATACACCCTATTCTCTCTTTTTGACGGACGGTGAAGCATCTCCCGTCAAGAAGGAGCCCGAGGTGCCGTTTTTCTGTACAGCGAGATGATGAAAGCTATTTGAAAAATCAAATCTAAGAATAAACCCATCAAGAGCCCTGGACCCTGTACGCGTGTGGCCCGGCTCTGCGTGGATCTCTAACGGCGATGCGGGGGTCTAAATATAGCCTGGACACAACAGGCCCGCGGTGCAGCAGGGCGAGGGTCATAAACAGCGCGGCCGGAGAGGGAGAGCATATGCCGAGGATTACGGAGcatgaccccccccacacacacacacaccgctccgcCTTAAACAGTGGACACACCCTCCCCGGCAGCTGTCTGGCATACTGTAGCCTCCCGACCCTATCAATGACTTAATCAGCCtctttacccctctctctctctctctctctctctctctctctctctctctctctctctctctctctctctctctctctctctcctctctctctctctctctctctctctctctctctctctctctctctctctctctctctctatatatatatatgcttatctctctctctttctgtgtctctctctccctttctgtgtctctctctccctttctgtgtgtgtctctgtcatTGCGGTTATCTCTCGTTTACTCTGgctcaaaaaatatttttccaacacccactcacacacacacacacacacacacacacacacacacacacacacacacacacacacacacacacacacacacacacacacacacacacacacatggctggtTAAAAGGGGAAGCAGAAAGCGACACATGAGCGTTAACCTTTAGTGCTTAGTATTAATATTACTACGTTTATGTTATGATAGATGTGTGGTCGGCTACTGTCTGGGTTTTCTAGTGTTAAGGAAGTGGTCATTTCTAAAGCTGCTAATTTACTTGAAATGACAACGTCTCTCCTTCTGGTGGAAGGCGCCACTACCTGCAAATGATGAATAGATGATTAACATGGTTGTTATtattaacctgtgtgtgtgtgtgtgtgtgtgtgtgtgtgtgtgtgtgtgtgtgtgtgtgtgtgtgtgtggtgtgtgtgtgtgtgtgtgtgtgtgtgtgtgtgtgtgtgtgtgtgtgtgtgtgtgtgtgtgggggggggggttattgtgtgtgtgcctgtgtgtgccagtgcgtgcctgtgcatgtgtgtggaggGCAGCTACCTGAGCCGGCTTAGTTCAGGTCTGTTGTGATGTCAccgcccccaccgcccccaccgcccccaccgcccccaccgccccgacctgtctgtctgtctctctgtctgtctgtctgtctgtctgtccagtgAACACCGGTCCCCTCAACGTCGACTCTTATCAGCCTTCGAGGTAAACCACTCAAACTAAATCTTGCGTGTGTTTCCTGATAATCCGTCAATCTATTTCCTTCCCCGCCCTCCTTATCAATGAGCGGGTGCGTTAAGGGCTGGAGGTAACGTGGTCAGGGTGGGGTCCCcgggctccacccccccccccccccccccgccccggggTCCGACCCCCCGGGGTGACAGACCCTCGTTAGCTCACACAACAGGCCAGCCCTCGAACCAAGCCCGCATCCTCCAGATGCCCCCTCTggccccccaggggcccccactAGGGCCCCCGGGCCGGGCCTAGCGGGACCAGGAGGATTAGCCTTTAGCTTGTTAATGCTCTGTAATGGCCGACAGGTGGTTCGTTTACGTCTACCTGGACAGCTGACCTGTGTCCCTCTCAGTGACGTCATcccccattcattcattcaccttGCTTGAGTCCTATTTCGTTTCAGATTCAGACTTATCCCAATGAAGGGTGAAAAAACGAAACTAAAATGAACGAAAATACTAAAAACTCACAGACAGGACAAGATAGTTATATGTAAGGCAACAGAACAGAGGAAACAATGCAGCAGTTCATAAAAATAACCACATTTTATAGACAGCTGGCATGTGCCCAATCATTAATTTACCTTACATGATTTGTGCGtggatttaatttattttgtctgtgttgtgtgtatgtaatattgaattttatttgtgtgtgtgtgtgttttattttatttatttgtgtgttttgctctattttatttgtgtgtgttattggaTGAGTATATGTGTAGGGTTTGGGTTATTATATTCTTCGCCTGTCGAagctctttgtgtgtttataaaagGGCTTTAATCCAGTTGTACATCATATCGTCCTTAAGACACATCACAGTAGTGTCCTGTTTATAAGTACGAGGACAGGGCCCTCGGCCCTGCGTGGGCGTTTTCGGGGTCGTCGGCTAGCTAGCGTGGGAACTCATCTCAGTCCTTACCTTGAAACGCCAGCCTCTGTCCGCGACCCGGCACACTATCTCGGCACAGTGGACCCGTCCTGGAGAAGGGGCTTCCTCCCAGGTGCTATTAACAGAGCGGGGGTCATGGGGATCGACCCCGCGGACAACACGCTCCTTCCTCCCGCACCACAAAATCATCTGCTTATAAATCCTGGAGGCTATAAATACGTGAGAGAGACCTTCCTGCGGTCGCATCTGGTCACTTCCAGGTGGTCACCCAGTCACGGTGACATCTCGTAGGGGAGGACTGGTCAtatcgcctcccccccccccccccccccttacacacacacaaacacacacacacacacacacacacacacacacacacacacacacacacacacacacacacacacacacacactgtctctgtctcagtgtcAAGTGCTTTGGGTGAAAagacaattattattattacttattatcATCCGCTACCATAATTTCCTCACCCGGAGTTTGTTAAATAAAGGTATTGTTTGCCTCTAGTTCAGCCTAtaggtaagggttaggtttTAAGATGTGACCGTTTTTTCATGTGGCATAAAATAGTTTCTGTTCTTATCTTGTTGGCCTTGTACCTCtttcaccacttttttttttaaaatccaTGTTGGGCGTACTTGCTCTTGTTGTAAGTACTCGTATTCATAAAGTATTTTGTTGTCATGGTACCACAATGTCTTAATCTACATTTTATTGAAGATAAACTTAGATACATTTAGATAAATGTATTAATTATTGATGAGAGGATTCGTGATCTTATCTAAACACACAGAGGCGTGTTCAGTGAAGAAGAGCTATTGTGTGTACAGCACGCTAGTCTTTAACACTTCTCACTGATTTTACTCATTTAGTTTGATATGTTTGGAGCCTAATACACACTTTTTCATGCATTCTCAATTTGTCTGAATATAGAAATGTATACAAACAAGAAAAAACAGAAGAGCTGTGCctattttcaaaatgtttatttctGAAAAGTGCAAAAGTATAAAACACCCACAGTATATAGGCTGCATACATTTTAAAATAGGGAGTCTGtacaaaattaataataataacaataacatgatTTATATTCCTGAATAAAAGACGACGTGTGAACCCACAAAGGCCTAGGAACACCGTCGGTTTGGTTTCAGAGATATAGTCCTCCGAAGCCAGCAGAACGTCCTGCATCAGTAGAAAGTCCTTCCTGAAGGTTGGAGGGGGTCCCACGGAGAGACCccctctagtgacatcacaagcggTAGGGTCTGATGCCCGACGGATGCAGTCCCCTTGGGTATCCATCTTACCccccggggagggggagggtcagttCTGGGGTCCCTACAACCCCCGTTGGTCCACGGCGTCCCTTTAATGAGATAGTGTCCCTTTAACGAGGCCCTGCTCTGTCCTTAAGGCGGCCCCGAGGCCCGGGGCCATCCGCCCCGGGTAGGCTCACGGCGAAATGGGTTATGTGTTGCTATAGTTACAGTAGTAAACGGTGCTGGCGTCCGACAGCACGGAGGAGATGAGGCTCTCGGGCCCCTGCAGCGAGGCCTCGTGGGGGCCCCCGTACGGCAGGCAGGCGCCCATGTCGGGCCGCCCGGAGGCGGAGCTGAGGTACTGCTCGAACTCGCTGCGGTCCACCTCCCCAGCAGCTCCCCGGGGAGCATCTGGTCCCCGGGGGCCCTCGGCCTGGGCGTGGGGGTGCTGGGCGTCCGGGGGCGGGGAGAGCTGTCCCGGGGCCCCGTGGAGGCCCTGCCTCTTGGGGTGggggccctgctgctgctggtgctgctgctgctgctgctgctggtggtgctggttggTGTAGTACATGGCCATGGGGTTGTACGGCGGAGGTTCGGGGCCCGCGGTGAGGTGTCTGTGGAGGATGGCGTTgccgtggtgatggtgttggtgggggggctCGTGGCCGGGGGGGTACTCGGCGGCgggggcgtggtggtggtggtggtggtggtgggcgtaGGGGGAGTAGGGCGACATCATGTGACCGTCGTCCTGGCCGTGGGAGGGGAAGAACATGGCGTCCGTGTCCACGGCGTCCAGCGGGGACGTGTCGGGGGTGGGCATGCTGTAGCCCCCCTCGTagccccccccgcccagacCGGGACCCTCGCCCCGGTAGTGGcccagagcagggggggggcggcgggagCTGGAAGGGGTGGTCGTGGTAGCCCAGCCCCCCCAGGTTGTCCATGCAGGCCTGGTGGGGGTCCGGAGGGCCGTGCAGCAGGAAGCCGGAGTCCAGCCTCTTGATGCGCTTCACCTGCttgcggcggcgggggcggtaCTTGTAGTTGGGGTGGTCCTGCATGTGCTGCACCCGCAgccgctccgcctcctccacgaAGGGACGCTTCTCCGCCACAGGAAGAGCCTTCCAGGACTTCCCTGCAAATTCAAAGTAAAAGTTCCCCGCGGTTAGGatccatctcacacacacgaTAATAACACGTGAtaataatgacacacacacgcattaatgGATTAatcctacacacagacacacgcaaatcATATCCACACACGATAATAACACgtgataataataacacatgCATTAATGGATTAatcctacacacagacacacgcaaatcATATCCACACACACGATAATTTTTTTACAATAGTAAAACAGATACAGAGAATAATAACCCCACGCATACACattctacaacacacacacacacacacacacacacacacacacacacacacacacacacacacacacacacaacacacacacacacacacacacacacacacacacacacgcgcgcactaAACACTAAACACATGCGCAAGTGGTCTCCAAAATAGCTCACAGCTATTTTCGGGGCATTATAATTTTAAAATAACATGTCACACTTACATCTAATTTTAATCATAATACCTTTAATTGTGTAATGCATTTTTTGCTAAAACGCTGCATTTTTAATCACTTTAAAGTGATTCAACAACATTAAACAAATAACTGGGAGTTATTCAATATAAAAAGAATCCACTGCTCTTTCCGTAAATGATACAAAAGCAATCATTTCAAAGGGAATCAAATGTATCTAATTTATAGTACCCTTATTAACACAaatataaatcaaataaatcaaatctaAACAACTTTTTTTTGGATCACTCTTTCGTTTTTTCGAATAGGCCACTTTCGTTTTTGTGGAAATTCTAAATATATCCTTAAATAACTAATATAAACAGCCTTTTATAATATAGCCTAACAATTTAGTTATAAGGCTACTGTTAATATAAATAGAACGATAAATTGCCTTAAGGCCACTAATTAAATCGGTCTGGAGTACCAAATTAATGAAAACAATCAAAGTATAAAATGCGTATTAGATACATATAAACAAGTGTTTATAAGTGTAAATAAGCTCACCGAGCATCTTGCTGAGCTCCGCGTTGTGCAGGTCGGGGTTCTGCTGCGCGAGCCTCTTCCGCTCGTCCTTCGCCCAAACCATGAAGGCGTTCATGGGCCGGCGGATCCGAGGCTCGGTCTTCCCGCGGTTCTGGGCCCCCGAGGCGGAGCCGGAGGAGGTACACGGTTCGTTCTTCACTTTGGCGTCCCCGCCGGCAGGGCTGATGGGGTCTGCCCATTGACAGTGCCCCATTCCCGGCATCAGGACGGACATCGCACACCTAGCCTGGGTCTGGTCGTCACTGGCGTACCCCGCATCGGGACTACTCATCTCTGTCCAGGACCTCCGGAGTGGGCTCCTTCTGAACCACGGAGCCACCAGTAGTTAGTGCTTCAGGAGCCTTGGAGAAGTGGAGATACAGGTTGTTTGAGTGAGATCTGTCTCGGGTTGTTGAGTTGAACTGCTGCTTTGGTGTTCCGCGGTGAGATGTAGAGGACACGGTTGGGTGCTGACTGCTGAGTTGGGTGCTGACTTGGTTCCTGAACTATAAACGTGCAGGCGACCAATCACAATGGGAAGGGCGTGTCCGCACCACAAAGGTGTAAAAAAAACCGAgagtccccccgtccccccctcgaGACCCACCCGGAGACGACAGACGCCAGATTCTTCTCAGATCATCAGATAACCGAGAGCGctcagatttataaaaaaaaataccatCTGAACGGAGGCGGGGTGAATCAGAAAAGTGTTTCAGTTTCTTGCAGGCCTATTTCTCTGAAGCATTTTTTCTAAAAGTTAGATCAAGGCTGGTGAGCTCATTTAAATCACGAACAATTAGGACGTTTCACTCCCCGTGTCTTCGTTTTAAAGAACAACAATTTGAGTTGACATTATGGAATAATAGCCTAGTGAAGTGAATTTGAGCTGGCATGATCAATACTTGCCCCGCATTCAGACTTCTGCATGTGTTACAAGAATACACAGTCaaagcgtgcgtgtgtttgtataaaagtatgtgttcgtgtgtgtgtgtgtgtgtgtgtgtgtgtgtgtgtgtgtgtgtgtgtgtgtgtgtgtgtgtgtgtgtgtgtgtgtgtgtgtgtgtgtgtgtgtgtgtgtgtgtgtgtgtgtgtgtgtgtgtgtgtgtgtgcgtgagagtgtgtattGGCAGTATCGGCTCTGCGCGTGGAGGTAATTGCTCCTTGAGTCATTTTAGTGTTAAAAGGTGCTAATGGGGATTTCA
Proteins encoded in this region:
- the sox17 gene encoding LOW QUALITY PROTEIN: transcription factor SOX-17 (The sequence of the model RefSeq protein was modified relative to this genomic sequence to represent the inferred CDS: deleted 1 base in 1 codon); this translates as MSSPDAGYASDDQTQARCAMSVLMPGMGHCQWADPISPAGGDAKVKNEPCTSSGSASGAQNRGKTEPRIRRPMNAFMVWAKDERKRLAQQNPDLHNAELSKMLGKSWKALPVAEKRPFVEEAERLRVQHMQDHPNYKYRPRRRKQVKRIKRLDSGFLLHGPPDPHQACMDNLGGLGYHDHPFQLPPPPPCLGHYRGEGPGLGGGGYEGGYSMPTPDTSPLDAVDTDAMFFPSHGQDDGHMMSPYSPYAHHHHHHHHAPAAEYPPGHEPPHQHHHHGNAILHRHLTAGPEPPPYNPMAMYYTNQHHQQQQQQQHQQQQGPHPKRQGLHGAPGQLSPPPDAQHPHAQAEGPRGPDAPRGAAGEVDRSEFEQYLSSASGRPDMGACLPYGGPHEASLQGPESLISSVLSDASTVYYCNYSNT